From a single Brassica rapa cultivar Chiifu-401-42 chromosome A01, CAAS_Brap_v3.01, whole genome shotgun sequence genomic region:
- the LOC103829516 gene encoding zinc finger protein ZAT3, producing the protein MIHNHLPPVSNAIIPIFPKPNLHLALSPSYHQSPRKKRTRTVASTSSPSPKKTKYTKKPDPNAPKITRPCTECGKTFWSWKALFGHMRCHPERQWRGINPLPNHRVPIRTSSSKHLNQRFSLMSEEDYEVASYLLMLSEAKPLSPSSSGERFECRGCKKVFGSHQALGGHRASHKNVKGCFAITNVTGDDPATVTSNQDHQQGKTVTFSEHHKCNICYRVYSNGQALRGHMRYHCWERERETVLVGALDLNVPVTRQDLSSSDTSGCSLDLRLGL; encoded by the coding sequence ATGATTCACAATCACCTTCCTCCGGTTTCTAACGCAATCATCCCTATCTTCCCTAAACCAAATCTCCATCTTGCTTTATCTCCAAGTTACCATCAAAGCCCTAGAAAGAAACGCACCAGAACCGTTGCATCAACCTCTAGTCCTTCaccgaaaaaaacaaaatacactAAAAAGCCAGACCCAAATGCTCCCAAAATCACACGTCCGTGTACCGAATGTGGCAAAACGTTTTGGTCATGGAAAGCTCTCTTTGGTCACATGAGATGTCACCCTGAGCGTCAATGGCGTGGCATCAACCCTCTTCCTAACCACCGTGTCCCCATCCGAACTTCATCATCAAAACATCTAAACCAGAGATTCTCACTTATGTCCGAGGAAGATTATGAAGTCGCTTCTTATCTCCTAATGCTGTCTGAAGCCAAGCCGTTATCTCCAAGTAGTAGTGGTGAGCGGTTCGAGTGTCGAGGATGCAAGAAAGTGTTTGGATCGCATCAGGCTTTGGGAGGACACAGAGCGAGTCACAAGAACGTTAAAGGATGTTTCGCGATCACAAATGTAACCGGTGATGATCCAGCAACCGTAACTAGCAACCAAGATCATCAGCAGGGGAAGACCGTTACGTTTTCGGAGCATCATAAGTGTAATATATGTTATCGAGTTTACTCTAATGGTCAGGCTTTAAGAGGTCACATGAGGTACCACTGCTGGGAGAGGGAAAGGGAGACAGTGCTCGTTGGTGCGTTGGATCTGAATGTTCCTGTAACAAGACAGGATCTCTCTTCTTCGGACACATCAGGGTGTTCATTAGATCTTAGGTTGGGACTTT